The Paenibacillus sp. FSL W8-0426 region TCACTCCAATATTGGCTTATAGTCTTCGTGACACACTCATTATAGCGGTGCATTTGCCGAATGGCTCTAAACGATCTTGTGCATTATTAGTCCGATTTTGTGGGGGAAGGGGAACATCGGTGACTGAGTTGAAAGCGCTTCACGAAAAAACGCGGATGGATCACAAATCCCACCCGTTTCAGCTTTTCCAGAATCGATGCGCTGACAAGAAGGCAGGGGAATGCATATTGTATTTGCATTGGCACGAGCATTTTGAATTCATCGTGATGCGCAGGGGGGAAGCGCAATTCCATATCGACAGCAGGCCGTACACGGCGCGGGCCGGAGAAGTTCTCGCTATTCCTGCAGGAACGCTGCATGTCGGCTACGCGATGAATGACGGCGACGTGGACTACGATTCCGTAGTCGTCAACGCCGCCTTGTTTCAGGACTTCATCCATGACCCGGTGCATATCGGATATGTCGCGCCATATCTGGAGGGAAGGCTGCGTTTTCCGGTCAAACCCGCCGAACAGGATGAAGAATGCGCGCGCATCTACAGTCTGATTCACGAAGCGATCGAAGAGATGACAGAACAGCCGCCCGCTTACCAGCTGATGGTCAAATCCAAGCTGTACGCGCTGTTCACGATGCTGGCTCGCATGTTTTTGCCGCAGCAGCTTCCGAGCAAAGGGGGCGGTTCTTATTTTCCGAACAGGGAACGTTTCAAGCAGCTGATCGAGAAGATCGAGGCCGATCCCGCAGAGAGAGTATCCGTGGCCGAAGCCGCCGGCCAGGTCGGCCTGAATACGTATCATTTTTGCAAAATGTTCA contains the following coding sequences:
- a CDS encoding AraC family transcriptional regulator, encoding MTELKALHEKTRMDHKSHPFQLFQNRCADKKAGECILYLHWHEHFEFIVMRRGEAQFHIDSRPYTARAGEVLAIPAGTLHVGYAMNDGDVDYDSVVVNAALFQDFIHDPVHIGYVAPYLEGRLRFPVKPAEQDEECARIYSLIHEAIEEMTEQPPAYQLMVKSKLYALFTMLARMFLPQQLPSKGGGSYFPNRERFKQLIEKIEADPAERVSVAEAAGQVGLNTYHFCKMFKKLTGRTFVEYVNGCRMMLAERLLKESSLTVTEIAAQVGCDNANYFTKLYKKYKGVPPSRGRQAAENGS